In Clostridium sporogenes, one genomic interval encodes:
- a CDS encoding sensor histidine kinase, with translation MKKGLFAKLVATFTIIISVSFIIIAAFLSYWFESYYFDQRKNQLITESQFIGNAAVRYVEGSIPSEKINEVINYISNYLSVNIWITDKYGYVYAVSNPKHKNLVGVQVLTDELEELRRGNNLENKGQYKSAFSTPVHTFEVPIFYKGVFSGAIIMHTSIDEIKDPLKKVYNIIWISAIFAIIISCIVIYYFSQRIIIRPLAQINYVADKISKGEVGKRVDIESDDEIGDLASSFNSMAEAIEQVEINRRLFISNVSHEIRSPITSIKGFIGGILDGIVPAEKQDYYLKLTYEETQRLTRLINDLLDLSAIEEGHLKLNLEEIDLNEVIRASVIKFETKIRDKKLKVNVSLEDDKVYVIADKDRLTQVVINVLDNAIKYANEGGNVKLNTKIKGSKVIVSIFNDGPVISDEDIKHIWDRFYKADKARSSKVSTGLGLSIVRSILTQHGEDIWVNNSPEGGVTFNFTIKRA, from the coding sequence ATGAAAAAAGGCTTATTTGCTAAACTTGTAGCTACATTTACCATAATAATATCTGTAAGCTTCATAATTATAGCAGCGTTTTTATCCTATTGGTTTGAGAGTTACTATTTTGATCAAAGGAAGAATCAGCTTATTACAGAATCTCAGTTTATAGGAAATGCAGCAGTTAGGTATGTAGAAGGAAGTATACCATCTGAAAAAATTAATGAAGTAATAAATTATATTAGTAATTATTTATCTGTAAACATATGGATTACTGATAAGTATGGATATGTTTATGCTGTATCTAACCCCAAGCATAAAAATTTAGTAGGCGTACAGGTTTTAACTGATGAATTAGAAGAATTAAGGAGAGGAAATAATTTAGAAAATAAAGGCCAGTATAAATCAGCTTTTTCAACCCCTGTACACACTTTTGAAGTGCCTATCTTTTATAAAGGAGTATTTAGTGGAGCTATAATAATGCATACATCTATAGATGAAATAAAAGATCCATTAAAAAAAGTTTATAATATAATCTGGATATCAGCTATTTTTGCCATAATAATATCCTGCATAGTAATATATTATTTTTCTCAAAGGATAATTATAAGACCACTTGCACAAATTAATTATGTAGCTGATAAAATATCTAAAGGAGAAGTAGGAAAAAGGGTAGATATAGAGTCAGATGATGAAATAGGGGATCTAGCCTCTTCCTTTAACTCTATGGCAGAGGCTATAGAACAGGTAGAAATCAATAGAAGATTGTTTATTTCAAATGTTTCTCATGAAATAAGATCACCCATTACATCAATAAAAGGATTTATTGGTGGAATATTAGACGGAATAGTTCCAGCGGAAAAGCAAGATTATTATCTGAAATTAACCTATGAAGAAACTCAAAGGCTTACAAGACTTATAAATGATTTATTAGATTTATCTGCCATTGAAGAAGGGCATTTAAAATTAAATTTAGAAGAAATAGACTTAAATGAGGTTATAAGAGCTAGTGTAATAAAATTTGAGACAAAAATAAGAGACAAAAAATTAAAAGTCAATGTAAGTTTAGAAGATGACAAAGTATATGTTATTGCTGATAAAGATAGGTTAACACAGGTTGTAATAAATGTATTAGATAATGCAATCAAATATGCTAATGAGGGTGGAAATGTAAAATTAAATACAAAAATCAAGGGAAGCAAAGTTATAGTTTCTATATTTAATGATGGCCCGGTTATATCTGATGAAGATATAAAACATATATGGGACAGATTTTATAAAGCAGATAAAGCTCGATCATCTAAAGTTAGTACTGGACTAGGGTTATCTATTGTAAGAAGTATTTTAACACAACACGGGGAAGATATTTGGGTTAATAATAGTCCAGAAGGAGGGGTAACTTTTAATTTTACCATAAAGAGAGCATAA
- a CDS encoding S1C family serine protease, translating into MDRDNLNNVGENGLNAEPYGEINFKKSRKRRRMKNILFIMLIIIVSALCGGVTASYMIDKKLEKNPYNPTNQSLFEQKSEKNEKENKNEQLPKNSITKVAESVGPAVVGISNKTEGYFGEEDQGSGSGIIFDPNGYIVTNNHVIDGAQKITIKLSTGKVLNASLVGTDRRSDLAVIKVDAKNLPVAKFGDSSKVKVGDVAIAIGNPLGEEFAGTVTAGIVSATNRKIQYAGAVYKLIQTDAAINPGNSGGALCNDAGEIIGINSLKEKAEGIGFAISINEAKDIIKSLMDYGKVSRPYLGVAGKTISSEQTGVSGAYVAEVIQGSGAAAAGIKPTDIIVELDGKKVTKFEDLADILDIHKVGDTVKAKILRNSKYKEINIILSEMKESNR; encoded by the coding sequence ATGGATAGAGATAATTTAAATAATGTTGGAGAGAATGGTTTAAATGCTGAACCATATGGTGAAATAAATTTTAAAAAAAGTAGAAAAAGAAGAAGGATGAAAAACATACTATTTATTATGCTTATAATTATAGTATCAGCTTTATGTGGTGGAGTAACAGCTTCCTATATGATAGATAAAAAATTAGAAAAGAATCCATACAATCCCACTAATCAGTCCTTATTCGAACAAAAAAGTGAAAAAAATGAAAAAGAAAATAAAAATGAACAATTGCCTAAGAATTCTATAACCAAAGTTGCTGAAAGTGTAGGTCCAGCAGTAGTAGGTATTAGTAATAAAACAGAGGGATATTTTGGCGAAGAAGATCAGGGGTCAGGGTCAGGGATAATATTTGATCCTAATGGATACATTGTAACTAATAATCATGTAATAGATGGAGCACAAAAGATAACAATAAAATTATCTACAGGGAAAGTTTTAAATGCTTCTTTAGTAGGAACAGATCGTAGATCTGATTTAGCTGTTATAAAAGTTGATGCTAAAAATTTACCAGTAGCCAAATTTGGTGATTCATCAAAAGTTAAAGTAGGAGATGTGGCTATAGCAATTGGGAATCCGCTAGGAGAAGAATTTGCAGGAACAGTTACAGCAGGTATAGTTAGTGCTACAAATAGAAAAATTCAATATGCAGGAGCTGTGTATAAATTGATACAAACCGATGCAGCTATAAATCCAGGGAATAGTGGTGGTGCTTTGTGTAATGATGCAGGAGAGATTATAGGAATTAATAGTTTAAAAGAAAAAGCAGAGGGAATAGGATTTGCTATTTCTATAAATGAAGCTAAAGATATAATAAAATCTCTAATGGACTATGGTAAAGTATCAAGGCCTTATTTAGGCGTAGCTGGTAAAACCATATCTTCAGAACAAACTGGAGTATCCGGGGCATATGTAGCAGAGGTAATTCAAGGTTCTGGAGCAGCTGCAGCAGGGATTAAGCCTACAGACATAATAGTAGAGTTAGATGGTAAAAAAGTTACTAAATTTGAAGATTTAGCAGATATACTAGATATTCATAAAGTTGGAGATACGGTAAAGGCTAAAATATTAAGAAATAGTAAATATAAAGAAATTAATATAATATTATCTGAAATGAAAGAAAGTAATAGGTAA
- the pth gene encoding aminoacyl-tRNA hydrolase, whose protein sequence is MYLVVGLGNIGEEYKNTRHNIGFDAIDIIAEEYNIEINRQKFKGSYGEGRIGNEKVILLKPSTYMNLSGESVIEAANFYKINKENIIVIYDDMSIDIGKLRIRGKGSAGGHNGIKNIIQHLNSDIFPRVRVGIGQPDGNVVNYVLGKFSKEQREIIEKALAMSAKACISIVEDGVTEAMNKYNGVKIEV, encoded by the coding sequence ATGTATTTAGTAGTTGGATTAGGAAATATAGGAGAAGAATATAAAAATACTAGGCATAATATAGGTTTTGATGCAATTGACATTATAGCTGAGGAGTATAATATTGAAATAAATAGGCAAAAATTTAAAGGGAGTTATGGGGAAGGAAGAATAGGCAATGAAAAGGTAATATTATTAAAACCTAGTACATATATGAATTTAAGTGGAGAAAGTGTTATAGAAGCAGCTAATTTTTATAAAATAAATAAAGAAAATATAATAGTAATATATGATGATATGAGTATAGATATAGGAAAATTAAGAATTAGAGGCAAGGGAAGTGCAGGTGGACATAATGGTATAAAAAATATTATACAACATTTAAATTCAGATATTTTTCCAAGAGTTAGAGTAGGCATTGGACAGCCTGATGGAAATGTAGTAAACTATGTGTTGGGAAAATTTTCAAAAGAACAAAGGGAAATTATAGAAAAAGCACTAGCTATGTCAGCCAAAGCATGTATAAGTATAGTAGAAGATGGAGTGACAGAGGCTATGAATAAGTACAATGGAGTAAAAATAGAAGTATAA
- the mfd gene encoding transcription-repair coupling factor, whose protein sequence is MRLEGLVSPLSSSEDFKNLLNNINLNKFPIGTYGLADSGKNYFISSIFANVDKSLVIFTHSDVEARKIYEDLSLYTTEVYYLPTKEVVFYNIYAISGDLRWERLKVINEVLSTKKKIIVTCIESLGATYIPKELYTKYTFKMSVGDIIETKSLEEKLVKSGYERVDIVENKGEFSVRGGIIDIYPPISSEPYRLEFFGDEVDSIRNFNVNSQRSIEKVNSISIFPAKEIILEEENINLGLKNIKADLDKLVGNLSKKEDKEKIQSIINSNLEQLNESWSFENIDTFLPYFYTKTNSLLDYIEDSFIVIDDVKRCLGKLDSTYLEFNEDYDKFLEKGYILPKQAEIVYDKERIIEQLEYKKVITIENIKKTIDKLKPKSVVTFNQTTLQGYNGKIEFLIEDIKEKKREKYKILILSGTRSRGERLVNHLRDMGVESSYKDIVREIKPGEVVITFGNQTNGFQYYDIKLSVISDKDIFGQFKKKGKKKQNKKGTGKIKSFTELKPGDFVVHANHGIGVFKGIKQLELQGNKKDYLELIYHSDDKLYVPVEQLDMVQRYIGSEGKKPKVNKLGSSEWTKTKNKVKKSIEEIAEDLVKLYAIRATLKGYKYSDDTVWQKQFEEEFPYEETPDQVLAIEDIKRDMESPKPMDRLLCGDVGYGKTEVAIRAAFKAVMDGKQIAFLVPTTILAQQHYNNFKQRFSDFPVTVDVISRFRTLSQQKATIKSIKEGNVDILIGTHRILQKDIKFKDLGLLIIDEEQRFGVKHKEKMKNLKKNVDVLTLSATPIPRTLHMSLVGVRDISVIETPPEERYPVQTYVVEYNDQLIRDSILREISRGGQIYFVYNRVESIHEMASYISKLVPEGRVQIAHGQMKEKELENVVLDFTENKFDILVATTIIETGMDIKNVNTMIIYDADKMGLSQLYQLRGRVGRTNRMAYCYLTYKRDKILTEVAEKRLKAIKDFTELGSGFKIALKDLEIRGAGNMMGSAQHGHMASIGYDLYCRMLEDTIKLVRGDIDKEPVETSVELKIDAYIPNTYIKDETQKIEVYKKIASIDSKEEFMDIEEELEDRFSDIPISVYNLMNISYIRSLGKKLDVEEIKEISNEVVFQFQDKSSLKEKIVKIIMDKYSKQVAFKLNEKPAIGYSIKNIKKEQVLSVIKDFLEYIVDNNE, encoded by the coding sequence ATGAGGCTAGAAGGTTTAGTATCACCTTTGAGTTCAAGTGAAGATTTTAAAAATTTATTAAACAATATAAATTTAAATAAATTTCCTATAGGCACATATGGATTAGCGGATTCTGGCAAAAATTATTTTATTAGTAGTATATTTGCTAATGTAGATAAATCTTTAGTAATTTTTACTCATAGTGATGTGGAAGCTAGGAAAATATATGAAGATTTAAGTTTATATACAACGGAGGTATATTATTTACCTACTAAAGAAGTTGTATTTTATAATATTTATGCCATATCAGGAGATTTAAGATGGGAAAGACTTAAAGTTATAAATGAAGTTCTAAGTACTAAAAAGAAAATAATAGTTACGTGTATAGAATCTTTAGGTGCTACATATATACCTAAAGAGTTATATACAAAGTATACATTTAAAATGTCTGTTGGAGATATTATAGAAACCAAGTCATTAGAAGAAAAATTAGTAAAAAGCGGATATGAAAGAGTAGATATAGTAGAGAATAAAGGAGAGTTCTCTGTAAGAGGAGGGATAATAGATATATATCCTCCTATTTCATCAGAACCCTATAGATTGGAATTTTTTGGTGACGAGGTAGATTCTATAAGAAACTTTAATGTAAACTCTCAAAGAAGTATTGAAAAAGTTAATAGTATAAGTATATTCCCAGCTAAAGAAATTATACTTGAAGAAGAAAATATAAACTTAGGACTAAAAAATATAAAAGCTGATTTAGATAAATTAGTTGGTAATTTAAGTAAAAAAGAAGACAAAGAGAAGATACAAAGTATAATAAACAGTAATTTAGAGCAGTTAAATGAAAGCTGGTCTTTTGAAAATATAGACACTTTTCTTCCTTATTTCTATACAAAAACTAACAGCTTATTAGATTATATAGAAGATTCTTTTATTGTTATAGATGATGTTAAACGATGCTTAGGTAAGTTAGATAGTACTTATTTAGAGTTTAATGAAGATTATGATAAGTTTTTAGAAAAAGGATATATATTACCTAAACAGGCTGAAATTGTTTATGACAAAGAAAGAATAATCGAACAGTTAGAATACAAAAAAGTAATTACTATAGAAAACATAAAAAAAACTATAGATAAATTAAAGCCTAAGTCTGTTGTAACATTTAATCAAACAACTCTACAAGGTTATAATGGTAAAATTGAATTTTTGATAGAGGATATAAAAGAAAAGAAAAGAGAGAAATATAAAATACTAATTTTATCAGGAACTAGAAGTAGAGGAGAAAGATTAGTAAATCATCTTAGAGATATGGGAGTAGAGAGTTCATATAAGGATATAGTAAGAGAAATTAAACCCGGAGAAGTGGTTATAACTTTTGGAAATCAAACAAACGGATTTCAGTATTATGATATAAAATTAAGTGTTATATCTGACAAGGATATATTCGGACAATTTAAAAAGAAGGGGAAAAAGAAACAGAATAAAAAAGGAACGGGGAAAATTAAAAGTTTTACTGAGCTTAAACCGGGAGATTTTGTAGTTCATGCTAACCATGGTATTGGGGTATTTAAAGGTATAAAGCAATTAGAATTACAAGGGAACAAAAAGGATTATTTAGAGTTAATATATCATTCAGATGATAAGCTTTATGTACCAGTAGAACAGTTGGATATGGTGCAAAGATATATAGGCAGTGAGGGTAAAAAACCTAAAGTAAATAAGCTAGGAAGTTCAGAATGGACTAAAACTAAAAATAAGGTTAAAAAGTCCATAGAAGAAATTGCAGAGGATTTAGTAAAATTATATGCTATAAGAGCTACCCTAAAAGGTTATAAATATTCTGATGATACAGTATGGCAAAAGCAATTTGAAGAAGAATTTCCTTATGAAGAAACACCGGATCAAGTGTTAGCTATAGAGGATATAAAGCGGGATATGGAATCACCAAAACCTATGGATAGACTCTTATGCGGAGACGTAGGTTATGGTAAAACTGAAGTTGCTATAAGAGCGGCCTTTAAGGCAGTTATGGATGGGAAACAGATAGCATTTTTAGTTCCTACTACCATATTAGCTCAACAACATTATAATAATTTCAAACAAAGATTTTCGGATTTCCCTGTAACAGTTGATGTTATAAGTAGATTTAGAACTCTATCTCAACAAAAGGCTACTATAAAGTCCATTAAAGAAGGAAATGTAGATATATTAATAGGAACTCATAGAATTCTTCAAAAGGATATAAAATTTAAGGATTTAGGATTATTAATAATAGATGAGGAACAAAGATTTGGAGTAAAGCATAAAGAAAAAATGAAGAATTTAAAGAAAAATGTGGATGTCTTGACTCTAAGTGCTACCCCTATACCTAGGACTTTACATATGTCATTAGTAGGCGTTAGAGATATAAGTGTTATAGAAACTCCTCCAGAGGAAAGATATCCTGTTCAAACTTATGTAGTAGAGTATAATGATCAATTGATAAGAGATTCCATATTAAGGGAAATTAGTAGAGGTGGACAAATTTATTTTGTATACAATAGAGTTGAGAGTATCCATGAGATGGCGTCATATATATCAAAACTAGTACCAGAAGGAAGGGTTCAGATAGCCCATGGACAAATGAAAGAAAAAGAGTTAGAGAACGTAGTATTAGACTTCACAGAAAATAAATTTGATATATTAGTAGCTACAACAATAATAGAAACAGGCATGGATATAAAAAATGTTAACACTATGATTATATATGATGCAGATAAAATGGGACTATCTCAGCTATATCAATTAAGAGGAAGAGTAGGTAGAACAAATAGAATGGCATATTGCTACTTAACTTATAAAAGAGATAAGATACTCACAGAAGTAGCAGAAAAACGATTAAAAGCCATAAAGGATTTTACAGAATTAGGTTCAGGCTTTAAGATAGCCTTAAAGGATTTAGAAATAAGAGGAGCAGGTAATATGATGGGGTCTGCTCAACATGGACATATGGCTTCTATAGGCTATGATCTTTATTGCAGAATGCTTGAGGATACTATAAAGTTAGTTAGAGGTGATATAGATAAAGAGCCAGTAGAAACTTCAGTAGAGTTAAAAATAGATGCTTATATCCCAAATACTTATATAAAAGATGAAACACAAAAGATAGAAGTGTATAAAAAGATTGCATCTATAGATTCTAAAGAAGAGTTTATGGATATAGAAGAGGAATTAGAGGATAGATTTTCAGATATTCCAATATCTGTTTATAATTTAATGAATATATCTTATATAAGAAGCTTAGGTAAAAAACTTGATGTAGAAGAAATAAAAGAAATTTCAAATGAAGTTGTTTTTCAATTTCAAGACAAGAGTAGCTTAAAAGAAAAAATTGTGAAGATTATAATGGATAAGTATTCAAAGCAAGTAGCATTTAAATTAAATGAAAAGCCTGCTATAGGTTATAGTATAAAGAATATAAAGAAAGAACAGGTCCTTTCAGTTATAAAAGATTTTTTAGAATATATAGTGGATAACAATGAATAA
- a CDS encoding peptidylprolyl isomerase, which translates to MKSAKKLLSVLCLGIFILTFTACDMVEKTPEAKAKSTIAKVNGEKIQRKDLEENPRLKQVVNQMKMQYGEEFEKSEQGKEVLKEQKSQILDEFITEKVLLQKGKELKVIPKDEELNKEVDKKFNEIKAVYNNDEKKFEETLKSTGFTKETLKEYLKSQIIIEKVINEATKDVKVEDKDVKKYYNENQSMFTEKPNTMNVSHILVKTEDEAKKVKKRLDSKEDFAKVAKEVSQDTGSKDKGGLLGDINYNDANFDPTFMKAAIALKQGAVSNPVHTQFGYHIIKINSKKEYPVKKFDAVKEDIKKELKMEKQKEAYTKKIEEWKKASKIKTYEKNLL; encoded by the coding sequence GTGAAAAGTGCAAAAAAATTATTAAGCGTATTGTGTTTAGGAATATTTATTTTAACATTCACAGCTTGTGATATGGTAGAAAAAACACCAGAAGCAAAAGCTAAAAGTACTATAGCTAAAGTAAATGGAGAAAAGATTCAGAGAAAAGATTTAGAGGAAAATCCTAGACTTAAACAAGTAGTTAATCAAATGAAAATGCAGTATGGTGAAGAATTTGAAAAAAGTGAACAAGGAAAAGAGGTTCTAAAGGAACAAAAGTCACAAATCTTGGATGAGTTTATAACAGAAAAAGTTTTATTACAAAAAGGTAAAGAATTAAAAGTTATTCCAAAGGATGAGGAATTAAACAAAGAAGTAGATAAAAAATTTAATGAAATAAAGGCAGTATATAATAATGATGAAAAGAAATTTGAAGAAACTTTAAAATCTACAGGATTTACTAAAGAAACTTTAAAAGAATACTTAAAAAGTCAAATAATAATAGAAAAAGTTATAAATGAAGCTACAAAGGATGTAAAAGTTGAAGATAAAGATGTCAAGAAGTATTATAATGAAAATCAAAGTATGTTCACAGAAAAGCCAAATACTATGAATGTATCACATATATTAGTTAAAACAGAAGATGAAGCTAAAAAAGTTAAAAAGAGATTAGATTCAAAAGAAGATTTTGCAAAGGTGGCAAAGGAAGTATCACAGGATACAGGCTCTAAAGATAAGGGTGGATTATTAGGAGATATAAATTATAATGATGCTAATTTTGACCCTACATTTATGAAAGCAGCCATAGCACTTAAACAAGGTGCGGTTTCTAATCCAGTTCATACTCAATTTGGATATCATATTATAAAAATTAATAGTAAAAAAGAATATCCAGTTAAAAAATTTGATGCTGTAAAAGAAGATATTAAAAAAGAATTAAAAATGGAAAAGCAAAAGGAAGCTTATACTAAAAAAATAGAAGAATGGAAAAAAGCTTCTAAGATAAAAACTTACGAAAAAAATCTATTATAA
- the spoVT gene encoding stage V sporulation protein T: protein MKATGIVRRIDDLGRVVIPKEIRRTLRIREGDPLEIFTDREGGVILKKYSPIGDLSEFSKGYTDSLQQTIGNIVMICDKDTIISISGAPKKEYLEKKISYDLEKIIEERKAVYFGDDNKAVSIYDDEDIDEKYSAQVISPIIAEGDTVGAVIIVSKEGGKKFNELEMKLAETASSFLGKQMEE from the coding sequence ATGAAGGCAACAGGAATTGTTAGACGAATAGACGATTTGGGCAGAGTTGTTATACCAAAAGAAATAAGAAGAACTTTGAGAATAAGAGAAGGGGATCCTCTTGAAATATTTACTGATAGGGAAGGTGGAGTAATATTAAAAAAATATTCACCAATAGGTGATTTAAGTGAATTTTCAAAAGGGTATACTGATTCCCTTCAGCAAACTATAGGTAATATAGTTATGATTTGTGATAAAGATACTATAATATCAATTAGTGGAGCCCCTAAAAAAGAATATTTAGAGAAAAAAATAAGTTATGATCTAGAAAAAATAATAGAAGAAAGAAAAGCTGTTTATTTTGGTGATGATAATAAAGCAGTTTCTATATATGATGATGAAGATATAGATGAAAAGTATTCAGCACAAGTTATATCACCTATAATAGCTGAAGGAGATACTGTTGGAGCTGTAATAATAGTATCAAAAGAAGGTGGAAAGAAATTTAATGAATTAGAGATGAAACTTGCAGAAACTGCTTCATCATTTTTAGGAAAACAAATGGAAGAATAA
- a CDS encoding putative polysaccharide biosynthesis protein: MKKQSLIKGTFILGSAGIIAKFLGLFFRWPLQMLIGDEGIGYYQMSYPLYMFFIAAASGIPVAVSKLVSERNAVRDEGGIISVLKEAMIFMFIMGMGFTIILLLFSKDIIRFLKWDTRSYHSLIGISLAPFFISIMSVFRGFFQGMQNMNYTAISQVIEQLGRVIFGVGLAYILLPMGIEYSAGGAAIGAAAGGLLGGIYLFFRYLSVKKEFKVKKVKRNFKIMNTILYMAIPISIGSAVGTIMSLIDSALVPQKLLEAGFTYKQSTILYGQLTGKAFTLVNVPLTLSVSLCAALVPIIAEDYILNRKMEVLKKVELAIKISMVIAIPSCLGLNFMAKPILNLIFPGQEAGYEILKHLALSIPFIVLCQTSTAILQGVGRYIRPIVNLCIGCIFKIVITLILVPMSNINIYGAVIGTIAGYVISAVLNMMALKKSLNISINYYEIMIKPLIASTIMIIAVVFIYFYAYNYTISSKIACLIAVFLGMIIYFIIIGLIGILDYTYIKRKIIKR; encoded by the coding sequence ATGAAAAAACAATCTTTAATAAAGGGAACTTTTATATTAGGAAGTGCAGGAATAATTGCTAAATTTTTAGGATTATTTTTTAGATGGCCCTTACAAATGCTCATAGGAGATGAAGGTATTGGATACTATCAAATGTCCTATCCACTATATATGTTTTTTATAGCAGCTGCATCTGGAATACCTGTAGCAGTTTCTAAGTTAGTATCAGAAAGAAATGCAGTAAGAGATGAAGGTGGGATAATATCAGTTTTAAAAGAAGCTATGATATTTATGTTTATAATGGGGATGGGATTTACAATTATACTTTTACTATTTTCAAAAGATATAATAAGATTTTTAAAATGGGATACAAGATCCTATCATTCTTTGATAGGAATATCCTTAGCACCTTTTTTTATTTCTATAATGAGTGTGTTTAGAGGATTTTTTCAAGGAATGCAAAATATGAATTATACTGCTATATCACAAGTTATAGAGCAGCTAGGGAGAGTAATATTTGGAGTTGGACTTGCCTATATACTATTACCAATGGGGATAGAATATTCAGCGGGAGGAGCAGCTATAGGAGCAGCTGCAGGAGGTCTTCTAGGAGGAATATATCTTTTTTTTAGATACTTAAGTGTGAAAAAAGAATTTAAGGTAAAAAAGGTAAAAAGAAATTTTAAAATAATGAATACTATACTTTATATGGCAATTCCTATATCTATAGGCTCTGCAGTAGGGACTATCATGAGTTTAATAGATTCTGCATTAGTTCCACAGAAACTATTAGAAGCGGGATTTACATATAAACAATCGACTATATTGTATGGTCAATTAACAGGAAAAGCATTTACTTTAGTTAACGTGCCTTTAACATTATCTGTATCTTTGTGTGCAGCGTTGGTACCTATAATTGCAGAGGATTATATATTAAATAGAAAAATGGAAGTTTTGAAAAAAGTAGAATTAGCTATTAAAATTTCTATGGTTATAGCCATACCTTCCTGTTTAGGACTTAATTTTATGGCTAAACCTATATTAAACTTAATATTTCCTGGGCAAGAAGCAGGATATGAAATATTAAAGCATTTAGCACTAAGTATACCATTTATAGTTTTGTGTCAAACTAGTACAGCTATATTACAGGGCGTAGGAAGGTATATAAGACCTATAGTTAACTTATGTATAGGATGCATATTTAAAATAGTAATTACATTGATTTTAGTTCCTATGAGCAATATAAATATATATGGTGCAGTTATAGGTACAATAGCTGGTTATGTAATATCAGCTGTATTAAATATGATGGCTTTAAAAAAGAGCTTAAATATAAGTATCAATTATTATGAAATTATGATAAAACCTCTTATTGCATCTACAATAATGATAATTGCAGTTGTATTTATTTACTTCTATGCCTATAATTATACCATAAGTAGTAAAATAGCTTGCTTAATAGCTGTATTTTTAGGAATGATAATCTATTTTATTATAATAGGATTAATTGGTATACTTGATTATACTTATATAAAAAGAAAAATCATAAAAAGATAA